The window TAAGGCCTTCTCCTTCCCGGCCACCTCCCCAGAAGAGATCATGTGGTGATGCTTCAACAAGAATGCAACCTGCTGTTGAGCAAAGCAACGATTTTAAGTTCGAGTATGTGGAGAACTTGCACTTCAGAGCACTATACATGACATCAATCTTGACAGTGTCCCAATCTTCTCTAACCTGCTTGTTGGGTGCAAAGCAGTGTTAAATTCCGAGcctctattttaaattttgcatgTATTAAAAAAGTACAACCGAACTATTACAGTAACTAATAGTTCCACCAAAAATCAAGCCTGGATTAGTATAAACCAAACAAGATCAACAAAAGCAAGTTAGTGAGTGATTCAATATTCTAAGTGccttataaaaacaattttatgatATGTTAAATATCACACGGTATCTGATTGAGCAGCATACAACACATGTATAGCACCATGGTGCACTAGTTTGCCTTTTTGCTATATGATGAGGTACTTCATGTGAATAATTTAATAGCAATGAAGTGTTGCAGCTGATTACAGTAgtattacatttttaaaataaaacatatgggATATAACTAAGTCATGAAATCTTATATTGATATCTTATATACAACAAATGAGAAATGCTGGTTTATAACATTCTAGAATTCACAAATCTATTGCTTGTGTTTAGTTGGCTAAAAATTGAGGGCAAGAAGAAAAAGTCAACAtgtaatcattttattttgtttgatcaACAAGAGAAATGAGAAATGGATCAAGTAAAAGATAGAAGGGGCATAAATTATGACTAGAGTTTTCTCTGACAATCACATTCCAACATCTGGCCAAAAATCCTAACTTGAGCAATATAGGTTTAGTTATGTGGGTTTCGTATGGCCACCCATGCAATTAAAACTTTAGACAGATgcataaaaattaaagtttttcctCTATATGTATATAGATGCAAAATTAAAACAGGTACATATCATTTCCTCATAAGAGGAAATGCAACAAATTCATTCCATTGGTTCCACGAGACACTGAAATGTAAGTTGTAAATGCacatgatatttaaacagaatgtaaacaataatatatattttccagTATCGTTTTCCCACGTATATTATGTATATGCCCTATGCTAGTTCACTTCCCACTAACAATTAAATATTCATGAAAATTCCAGCAGCAAAATTTCCAAACAAAGGCAGGTTAATTCTAAGGCCTAAATTTGGAACATTGACTCCAGACAACTTAAGGGACAAAATAATGCAGATTTTGCACACAGTTAACATTAAATCCATTGACCAGAGCCTGGAAAAACACTTAAATGGCATGACCGAAATTTTACAAGAATCAACAAATTAATCTTGAGAATGAGGAACAAACTGGAACTTTTAATAAATCAACTAAAGCTATCATGAGGTTTAACTTATAATACagcaactaaaataataaagtgGAAACTGTAATCGCAAAGCCAAAACCCTCCATTTTCGAATTCTTAGGAAAATAAACAATCCTAATGAAACAAAATGAGAAAGCAGAAACAAAATACTAGCTGACCCAATGGCTTACCATTTCAGGGTGTTGTCTCTGCAACTTCCTCCCCAGGCGAGCAGCTTCCTCAGGGCTCTTTGCAATCTTTATTTGTTGAACAAACTCTCCAGCTAGAGGAGCATCAGCTGGTATGAATTTGTGGGCCTGCATCTCAGAAGCACATTAACTTGGTTAGATCACACAAAAGAACAGGGCACTTTAGGATATCTAGTAACTAGTCAACAATAGGAGATTACATCACCAGTTACTATATATCCTAAAGAGTATGAAGAAATGGGTTAGCCCCTATAGGAACTGAAACCAAAATGCAGAATGTAAATAATTGCCTGATAATAGTGCTCCACACTCGGCCACATGATGTAATCCCCATTTTCATCAGGCATTTGCACAGGATGGGGAGAAAAGTTTGAAAATACTCCATACTCGTCCCATGTCTTATAGAAGAAAATAATGTTCGTTTCATAAGGTGAAATTGTTGGGTCAAGAGCTGAAGTTTCATCAACAGATGGAATTACAGGGGATAAATCTGGGATGGGCTTGATATAGCCACTCACAAGAATATCTGGACCAATCTGTTAAGCAtaagccaaaaataaaaagggttCATATGATGCAGAGTAAAAAAACAGTACTTAAAAACCTACAGGGCAGTGGTCCAATTTGCCTGTTATCAAGAGTGGTGGTGAAGTTTCCGTGTTGAGTCAAGGATATCCGGGAAGGAGATGAAaggttattttatatatatacatatataaagaagCATTGTAATCAGAAAAACCAACAATAGGGGCTATTTCACCTAAGTAGGTAATTTGATAAAAGGGATGAATTTGTCTTGCtcaggcattaaaaaaaaagggactaCAAGGTTTTGGGTTTGGATAGTGAGTGCCTGGGTTATTACCATCCCTGAATATAGCCTACTTCCAGGGTCTAAATATTGCCATCTAAAAATGGTCATTTTAGTTCAAAAATATCCTAGCAGTTGCTATAGCCATCATGGAGGCCAACTTGCAAAACTACTGAAATGGCGACCTATACAAAGAATCACAATAGCCCTTGTAGAACAATACAAGATGAGATTAGTTATAGGTTTGTGATATGAAATATCaccaaatttttattgaaaaatacaaaaaatgagaGATTTTACATGAAATTTCTACTTGTctcacaaaataaatcaagcaaacaaattcaaataaagGCAGTGTGACAGATCATTCATTTATGATAAAgtcaaaactcaaaatacaaTGCAAACACTAACTCTTTTCTTACAGTATGCAAATGTAGCAATaagaaatatgaatataatatgACAGATAATACCTGCTCATACGATACATCAATCAAGTCAATAGCCTGTGTCATCTCCACATTTCCCAATTCACCAACTGGTGAAGGGGCATTTTCTCCTCCAATAATTTTTGGTGCTACAAAAGCAAACAActataacaatatattatatatgtgcaTGAACTCAAACAAATTCATCTAAATCAAGAAATAAGCACTGGAGAAAACCCA of the Dioscorea cayenensis subsp. rotundata cultivar TDr96_F1 unplaced genomic scaffold, TDr96_F1_v2_PseudoChromosome.rev07_lg8_w22 25.fasta BLBR01000571.1, whole genome shotgun sequence genome contains:
- the LOC120254669 gene encoding riboflavin biosynthesis protein PYRR, chloroplastic isoform X7, producing the protein MTLDGKIAASSGHASWVSSKVSRHRVFELRGRSDAIIVGGNTVRRDDPQLTARHGGGHVPARIVLSRTLDFPEERKLWNVFDAYTIVATQRGACKDMQKKLASKGVEVVEFDFLNPKDVMEYCYDRGYLSLLWECGGSLSAPAIKSGVIHKLFAFVAPKIIGGENAPSPVGELGNVEMTQAIDLIDVSYEQIGPDILVSGYIKPIPDLSPVIPSVDETSALDPTISPYETNIIFFYKTWDEYGVFSNFSPHPVQMPDENGDYIMWPSVEHYYQAHKFIPADAPLAGEFVQQIKIAKSPEEAARLGRKLQRQHPEMVREDWDTVKIDVMYSALKCKFSTYSNLKSLLCSTAGCILVEASPHDLFWGGGREGEGLNYLGRLLMKLRSEIMENTSTPV